A stretch of Oryza brachyantha chromosome 4, ObraRS2, whole genome shotgun sequence DNA encodes these proteins:
- the LOC121054159 gene encoding UDP-glycosyltransferase 92A1-like — MADADQLRRGGARAHVVLFPFMAQGHVAPFRCLAALVRRSRPDARLTVVATPGVAEAFRAHLAADGVGAAAAAAVHALPFCPAEHGLPADAETSASIGFQQIITLFLASESLRPAFRRFVDGLRAANPGDDVHVMADMFLGWAVDVARDAGASSSVVLTCGGYGSALYFSLWDSVPLPATTSPDDDFPLPRFPGVRVQRSQLTDHLAAADGKDAWSGFIQRQIAAFYRADALLVNTAENLEPKGLRMLRQWLNVPTYPVGPLLRAAAPSPEGKKTTSPILAWLDKQPPASVLYISFGSQYTITAPQMMALACGLEQSGHRFVWVIRPPAGHDVNGEFSPEWLPEKFKERAEAEGRGLVARCWAPQVEILAHAATGAFLTHCGWNSVQEALGHGVPLLGWPLSAEQFYNAKVLAEEDEETGAVCVEVARGTGAAVDAAKVAAAVEAVLGETAQSAAMRRRAAEMKVSIVAARDGGDASSETVMRRFLDAVAPPRVAQFAGAPSASACFREVAPGTASRRVVNSGHFTQ; from the coding sequence ATGGCAGACGCCGACCaactccgccgcggcggcgcccgcgcgCACGTCGTCCTGTTCCCGTTCATGGCGCAGGGACACGTCGCGCCGTTCCGctgcctcgccgcgctcgtccGCAGGAGCCGCCCCGACGCGCGCCTCACCGTCGTCGCAACCCCCGGCGTTGCGGAGGCCTTCCGGGCCCACCTCGCCGCGGACGGCGTcggggccgcggcggcggcggccgtccaCGCGCTCCCGTTCTGCCCCGCCGAACACGGCctccccgccgacgccgagacCTCGGCGAGCATCGGGTTCCAGCAGATCATCACCCTCTTCCTCGCCTCCGAGTCGCTCCGTCCGGCGTTCCGGCGGTTCGTCGACGGTCTCAGGGCGGCGAAtcccggcgacgacgtgcacGTCATGGCGGACATGTTCTTGGGATGGGCGGTGGACGTCGcccgcgacgccggcgcgtCGAGCTCCGTTGTGCTCACCTGCGGCGGCTACGGCTCGGCGCTCTACTTCTCTCTGTGGGACAGCGTGCCTCTTCCGGCGACCACCTCCCCGGACGACGACTTCCCTCTGCCGCGGTTCCCGGGCGTCCGTGTGCAGCGCTCGCAACTCACCGACCACctcgcggcggccgacggcaAGGACGCCTGGTCCGGGTTCATCCAGAGGCAGATCGCCGCCTTCTACCGCGCCGACGCGCTGCTCGTGAACACCGCGGAGAACTTGGAGCCGAAGGGGCTAAGGATGCTCCGGCAATGGCTCAACGTTCCGACCTATCCCGTCGGCCCGCTGCTCCGtgccgcggcgccgtcgccggaggggAAGAAGACAACGAGCCCCATCTTGGCGTGGCTCGACAAGCAGCCGCCCGCCTCGGTGCTGTACATATCGTTCGGGTCGCAGTACACGATCACCGCGCCGCAGATGATGGCGCTCGCGTGCGGGCTCGAGCAGAGCGGCCACAGGTTCGTCTGGGTgatccggccgccggcgggacACGACGTGAACGGCGAGTTCTCGCCGGAGTGGCTGCCGGAGAAGTTCAAGGagcgcgcggaggcggaggggcgCGGGCTGGTGGCGCGGTGCTGGGCGCCGCAGGTGGAGATCCTGGCgcacgccgccaccggcgcgtTCCTGACGCACTGCGGGTGGAACTCCGTCCAGGAGGCGCTCGGCCACGGCGTGCCGCTGCTCGGGTGGCCGCTCTCGGCGGAGCAGTTCTACAACGCCAAGGTCctcgcggaggaggacgaggagacGGGCGCCGTGTGCGTCGAGGTGGCGCGCGggaccggcgccgccgtggacgCGGCCAAGGTGGCGGCAGCCGTGGAGGCGGTGCTCGGCGAGACGGCCCAGAGCGCCGCGATGAGGCGGAGGGCGGCCGAGATGAAGGTGTCGATCGTCGCGGcgagggacggcggcgacgcgtcgTCGGAGACGGTGATGCGGAGGTTCTTGgacgcggtggcgccgccgcgtgtCGCGCAGTTCGCCGGCGCGCCGTCAGCATCGGCATGCTTTCGTGAGGTCGCGCCAGGGACGGCGAGCCGTCGTGTCGTCAACTCTGGCCATTTCACCCAGTGA
- the LOC102713261 gene encoding ER membrane protein complex subunit 8/9 homolog, producing the protein MGADCQYEVAQAAYVKLALHALKHPAAAVNGLLIGRLLDAGASPSAAVVSVADAVPLCHHPHHLPLLPTLELALTLVEDHFAAQGLAVVGYYHANARRDDAELPPVAKRVGDHVFRNFPRAAVLLLDNMKLEEAVKVKSREPVVQLYTRDSSKSWRQAGSDGSSQLTLKEPSTNMVLADHVTTKKWQQVVDFDDHLDDISKDWLNQGLLA; encoded by the exons ATGGGCGCGGATTGCCAGTACGAGGTGGCGCAGGCGGCGTATGTCAAGCTCGCGCTGCACGCGCTGAAGCACCCGGCGGCCGCCGTCAACGGCCTCCTCATCGGCCGCCTCCTCGACGCCGGGGCATCTCCATCCGCGGCCGTTGtctccgtcgccgacgccgtgccGCTCTGCCACCACCCGCACCACCTCCCGCTGCTCCCCACCCTCGAGCTCGCGCTCACCCTCGTCGAGGACCACTTCGCCGCGCagggcctcgccgtcgtcgggtaCTACCACGCCAACGCGCGCCGCGACGACGCCGAGCTGCCGCCCGTCGCCAAGCGCGTCGGGGACCACGTCTTCCGCAActtccctcgcgccgccgtcctgctG CTGGACAACATGAAGCTGGAGGAGGCAGTCAAGGTGAAGAGTCGCGAACCAGTCGTGCAG CTATACACAAGGGATTCATCAAAAAGCTGGCGTCAGGCTGGATCAGATGGAAGTAGCCAGCTGACTTTAAAAGAACCGTCGACCAATATGGTTTTAGCTGATCATGTTACAACAAAGAAATGGCAGCAGGTTGTTGATTTTGATGACCACCTCGATGATATTAGCAA GGATTGGTTGAACCAAGGGCTGCTTGCTTGA